A region from the Melioribacter roseus P3M-2 genome encodes:
- a CDS encoding ArsR/SmtB family transcription factor: MAFSKKENFSDEEVWLADVAKALSHPARLKILKFLNKMDSCMVGSIVEHLPLAQSTVSQHLKELKRVGLIDGEIDGPKICYCVNKKKLQRAKKQFDKLFSATGCC, from the coding sequence ATGGCTTTTTCAAAAAAAGAAAATTTCAGCGACGAAGAAGTTTGGCTGGCGGATGTGGCAAAGGCATTGTCGCATCCTGCGCGTTTGAAAATTCTTAAGTTTCTAAACAAGATGGATTCGTGTATGGTGGGCAGTATCGTAGAACATCTGCCGCTGGCTCAGTCGACTGTATCGCAGCATTTGAAAGAACTAAAACGAGTGGGGCTTATCGATGGAGAAATCGACGGTCCGAAAATCTGCTACTGCGTAAATAAAAAAAAATTGCAACGCGCCAAAAAGCAATTTGACAAATTATTTTCGGCAACTGGATGTTGCTGA
- the gyrB gene encoding DNA topoisomerase (ATP-hydrolyzing) subunit B yields MKNNTVQSSEYTAKNINILKGLEAVRKRPAMYIGDVGSRGLHHLINEVVDNSIDEALAGFNDTVIVTIHKDQSVTVEDYGRGIPVDIHPVEKKSALEVVMTVLHAGGKFDKNTYKVSGGLHGVGVSVVNALSEWLKVEVRRDGKIYTQEYKRGVPQGPVKETGTYKKGKSGTKITFKPDKEIFKTVKFKYEIVAERLRELAYLNKDVTMILIDENEGIEEKYHFKGGLIDFVRYLDEQRNPLHKPIYIEGEKEGTPVEVAFEYSDSYNENVHTYVNNINTIEGGTHLVGFRTALTRTFNNYAYKNKLIKENSKISLTGEDFKEGLTAVISVKVMEPQFEGQTKTKLGNSEVKSIVESIVGEKLAEYLEENPSVAKKIIEKSVKAAEAREAARKARELIRRKNALDSLNLPGKLADCSINDPEHCEIYIVEGDSAGGSAKQGRDRRFQAILPIKGKIINVEKAKINKILENQEIQAIISAIGAGIGEDFDASKSRYGKIILMTDADVDGSHIRTLLLTFFYRHMKDLINQGKVYIAQPPLYKIKKGKEEFYAFDDEERDAILKRLKGDVKGKEEEEEIADVEETEEQTQKQMKGIVISRYKGLGEMNPEQLWQTTMNPETRTILQVNLESAATADKIFETLMGDAVEPRREFIEKHAKYAKLDV; encoded by the coding sequence ATGAAAAACAACACGGTTCAAAGCAGCGAATACACAGCAAAAAATATCAACATATTAAAAGGACTCGAAGCGGTGCGCAAACGCCCCGCTATGTACATAGGAGACGTAGGCTCGCGTGGTTTGCATCACCTTATTAACGAGGTAGTCGACAACAGTATAGACGAAGCTCTGGCTGGATTTAACGACACGGTTATCGTTACAATACACAAAGACCAAAGCGTTACGGTGGAAGATTACGGACGCGGTATTCCTGTGGACATCCACCCGGTCGAAAAGAAATCCGCGCTCGAAGTGGTGATGACGGTTTTGCACGCGGGCGGCAAGTTCGATAAAAACACATACAAAGTATCGGGCGGTTTGCACGGCGTGGGCGTTTCGGTGGTCAATGCTCTGTCGGAATGGCTAAAAGTAGAAGTGCGAAGAGACGGAAAAATCTATACGCAGGAATACAAAAGAGGCGTTCCTCAAGGACCGGTTAAAGAAACGGGAACGTATAAAAAAGGTAAATCTGGCACTAAAATTACTTTCAAGCCCGATAAGGAGATATTCAAAACGGTAAAATTCAAATACGAAATAGTTGCCGAACGCTTGAGAGAACTCGCATACTTGAACAAAGACGTTACTATGATTTTGATCGACGAGAATGAAGGCATAGAAGAGAAATATCATTTTAAAGGCGGACTGATCGACTTTGTAAGATACCTCGACGAACAGCGCAATCCTCTTCACAAGCCGATTTATATCGAAGGAGAAAAAGAGGGAACGCCCGTCGAAGTGGCATTTGAATACAGCGATTCGTACAACGAAAATGTCCATACATATGTAAACAACATAAATACTATTGAAGGAGGAACTCATCTCGTAGGTTTCAGAACTGCGCTGACGAGAACTTTTAATAATTATGCCTATAAAAACAAGCTGATTAAAGAAAACAGCAAAATATCTTTAACGGGAGAAGATTTTAAAGAAGGACTGACGGCGGTTATTTCCGTTAAGGTTATGGAACCTCAATTCGAAGGACAAACCAAGACAAAGCTAGGAAACAGCGAAGTAAAATCAATAGTCGAATCGATAGTGGGAGAAAAACTCGCCGAATATCTGGAGGAAAATCCTTCTGTAGCAAAAAAAATAATCGAGAAGAGCGTCAAAGCTGCCGAAGCGCGCGAAGCAGCCCGTAAAGCCCGAGAACTTATTAGAAGAAAAAACGCTCTCGATTCGTTGAATCTCCCCGGCAAATTAGCCGACTGCTCGATTAACGACCCCGAGCATTGTGAAATCTATATAGTCGAAGGAGATTCCGCTGGCGGTTCTGCCAAACAGGGACGCGACAGAAGATTTCAGGCTATTCTTCCTATTAAAGGAAAAATAATAAACGTAGAAAAAGCGAAAATAAATAAGATACTGGAGAATCAGGAAATTCAGGCAATTATATCGGCTATCGGAGCGGGAATAGGAGAAGATTTCGACGCGTCTAAATCGCGTTACGGTAAAATAATTTTAATGACGGATGCCGACGTGGACGGAAGCCACATCAGAACCCTTCTCCTTACGTTCTTCTACCGTCACATGAAGGATTTGATCAACCAGGGCAAAGTTTATATAGCTCAGCCGCCGCTTTATAAAATTAAAAAAGGCAAAGAAGAATTTTATGCTTTCGACGACGAGGAAAGGGATGCGATTCTTAAACGCCTTAAAGGCGACGTTAAAGGAAAAGAAGAAGAGGAAGAAATTGCCGATGTCGAAGAAACCGAAGAACAAACGCAGAAACAAATGAAAGGCATTGTCATATCGAGATACAAAGGATTGGGCGAAATGAATCCGGAACAGTTGTGGCAAACCACTATGAATCCCGAAACAAGAACCATACTTCAGGTTAATCTCGAAAGCGCAGCGACAGCAGATAAGATATTCGAGACCCTTATGGGCGACGCAGTTGAGCCACGCAGAGAATTTATTGAAAAACACGCCAAGTATGCCAAATTGGACGTTTAA
- the dnaN gene encoding DNA polymerase III subunit beta, with amino-acid sequence MEFKANSKELEKLLAKIIPAVPTRTPMQILENILLEVENGVLTVYATDLEISLKSFLNIASDENIKIVIPARLFYDIIKSLKDTTVHFKINGNKRLEITTEKGKYTLSYIDADEFPEIPTINTSNDVYEISINGQDLKSAFDKTAFAMSKEEIRPAMMGTLFEFCDEGLRFVTTDGHRLVNYLNKNIKADINKQYVVPERAVSVLSKVLDEKELKVYFTNSYVSFKLNDMELITRLIAQKYPEYKSVIPLENEYALRVKTNELLDSIKRMMLFTTSTTRRVKFSIDSEQIIISAEDIDIGAAGEEEVKCEYRGEKMEIGFNSTYINDILSHLSDYDEIIFKLHSPTKAVIIEPVEQKENTDLMMLLMPVRLNT; translated from the coding sequence ATGGAATTTAAAGCGAACAGTAAAGAGCTCGAAAAGCTACTTGCCAAAATCATTCCCGCAGTACCCACAAGAACGCCGATGCAGATATTGGAAAATATTCTGCTCGAAGTAGAAAACGGAGTGCTGACGGTCTATGCAACCGATCTGGAAATATCTCTGAAGTCTTTTTTGAATATAGCTTCGGACGAAAATATTAAAATAGTAATTCCAGCGCGTCTGTTTTACGATATTATCAAGTCTTTGAAGGACACTACCGTACACTTCAAAATAAACGGCAACAAAAGACTAGAAATAACCACGGAGAAAGGCAAGTATACATTAAGCTATATCGACGCGGACGAGTTCCCGGAAATTCCCACCATTAACACGAGCAACGACGTCTATGAAATATCAATTAACGGTCAGGATTTAAAAAGCGCTTTCGATAAAACGGCTTTTGCAATGAGTAAAGAAGAAATAAGACCGGCAATGATGGGAACGCTTTTCGAATTTTGCGATGAAGGCTTGAGATTTGTAACTACAGACGGTCATCGACTCGTCAATTATCTGAATAAAAACATCAAAGCGGACATAAACAAACAATATGTGGTTCCTGAACGAGCCGTTTCCGTTTTATCTAAAGTTTTGGACGAAAAAGAACTGAAAGTATATTTTACTAACAGTTACGTATCGTTCAAGCTGAACGACATGGAATTGATTACCCGATTGATAGCGCAGAAATACCCCGAATATAAGAGCGTAATTCCGCTGGAAAACGAATATGCTCTCAGAGTCAAAACAAACGAATTGCTCGACTCGATTAAAAGAATGATGCTCTTTACTACTAGCACAACGAGGAGAGTAAAATTTTCGATCGATTCGGAACAAATTATTATTTCCGCTGAAGACATTGATATCGGCGCCGCCGGCGAAGAAGAAGTAAAATGCGAATACCGGGGTGAGAAGATGGAGATCGGTTTCAATTCCACGTATATCAACGATATTTTAAGTCATCTGTCGGATTACGATGAGATAATATTTAAACTGCATTCCCCTACCAAAGCGGTAATTATCGAACCGGTGGAACAAAAAGAAAATACAGATTTGATGATGCTGTTGATGCCCGTACGTTTGAATACATAA
- a CDS encoding magnesium transporter, translated as MPKHHKYNHPLKEYVRVDYTALNQDLTIEEALEKIRTEGIGERIVYFYVVDEEQRLVGVLPTRRLLTASKNTIIKDIMITRVAALPDNSTVYDACEFFVTYKFLALPVVDKDHKIIGIVDVNLFTEELLEIEPDIEERHRMSDIFETIGFTIEEIKNATPLKAWRYRFPWLVTTIISGTVCAMLAGLFEATLAESIVIAFFITLVLGLGESISIQSMTVAIQALHTNRPTKEWYIKSIVKELKTAFLLGISCALLVFIVIAAWKNDYAAAFVVSLSIIMVEMLAAFWGISVPTILHRTKLDPKISAGPVTLALTDIGTILFYLGSATLILE; from the coding sequence ATGCCGAAACATCATAAATACAATCACCCGTTAAAGGAATACGTCAGGGTCGACTATACGGCGCTTAATCAGGATCTGACAATTGAAGAAGCGCTCGAAAAAATCCGCACCGAAGGCATCGGGGAACGGATTGTTTATTTCTATGTAGTCGACGAGGAACAGCGTCTTGTAGGCGTGCTTCCTACCAGACGATTACTTACGGCTTCGAAAAATACAATAATTAAAGATATTATGATTACGCGCGTAGCGGCTTTGCCGGATAATTCAACGGTATATGACGCATGCGAATTTTTTGTTACGTATAAATTTCTGGCGCTGCCCGTTGTCGATAAAGATCATAAAATTATTGGAATAGTCGACGTAAATTTGTTTACCGAAGAATTGCTCGAAATCGAACCGGATATTGAAGAGCGCCACAGAATGAGCGATATCTTCGAAACAATCGGTTTTACAATCGAGGAAATTAAAAACGCCACACCTCTAAAAGCCTGGAGATATCGTTTCCCCTGGCTCGTTACAACCATTATCAGCGGAACTGTTTGCGCAATGCTTGCCGGTTTATTCGAAGCCACTTTGGCCGAAAGCATTGTTATAGCGTTTTTTATTACTCTCGTTCTGGGGCTTGGAGAAAGCATCAGTATACAATCGATGACCGTGGCTATTCAGGCGCTTCATACAAATCGTCCTACAAAGGAATGGTATATAAAATCGATTGTCAAAGAATTGAAAACGGCATTCCTGCTGGGCATAAGCTGCGCCCTTTTGGTATTTATTGTAATAGCCGCATGGAAAAACGATTATGCGGCCGCTTTCGTAGTTAGTTTAAGCATTATAATGGTGGAAATGCTGGCGGCTTTCTGGGGTATAAGCGTACCAACAATTTTACACAGAACAAAATTAGACCCGAAAATTTCCGCCGGTCCGGTAACTCTGGCTCTTACCGATATCGGCACAATCTTGTTTTACCTCGGTTCGGCGACACTGATTTTGGAATAA
- a CDS encoding M1 family metallopeptidase: MKKLAIFLFIPVILLSQPLPVNFKGAYEKQTRSYDGKPGRNYWQNKSDYIIKAEVIPSEKRINAEETVTYYNNSPDTLDIIVVKLLGDLYRKGNARDIEISPDAVNEGMKISTAKLNGSEFEITRDNEKPHITGTKLIIPLKEKLLPGEKAELYFKWEVKIPGESQIRMGAYDSTSFFVAYWFPQIAVYDDIDGWDMNDYTGHAETYNDFGNYQVDITVPQNFVVWASGKLSNPEEVFEEKILDKYITANSSDEIIHIISEEDLGNVTKKRNKITYKFRSESIPDFAFAMSDHYLWDASTWRDVLISAAYNPESKGFYNVAEVARKSIVYFSEEMPGVKYPYPVMTVFNGRGGMEFPMMCNDSSVDNLRGTVHLTSHEISHTYFPFYMGINERKYAWMDEGWATMLPFDFQELNAPGYDPRQRNAEGYSQYGGRDTDLPPIVPSSQLRGISYRMASYSRPGAAYDFMMKFMGKEKFKACLHEYIKRWNGKHPTPYDFFNTFEDVSGEDLDWFFKPWFFEFKYPDLSIKKAEAKDGYLFVEIENNGGLPLPVVLFVKNGEAKEKIFEAQADIWKGKPGELKLEIKCKKPEELLLGTPQIPDVDDTDNKFSLK; encoded by the coding sequence ATGAAAAAGCTGGCAATCTTTTTATTTATCCCCGTCATTTTGCTTTCTCAACCTCTTCCCGTTAACTTCAAAGGTGCATACGAAAAACAAACCAGGTCTTATGACGGCAAACCGGGAAGGAATTACTGGCAAAATAAAAGCGATTATATTATCAAAGCGGAGGTAATACCTTCGGAAAAAAGAATTAATGCGGAAGAAACGGTTACTTATTATAATAACAGTCCCGATACGCTCGATATTATAGTGGTTAAGTTGCTCGGGGATTTATACCGCAAAGGAAACGCAAGGGATATAGAAATATCGCCCGATGCCGTAAATGAAGGAATGAAAATCTCTACGGCGAAATTGAACGGCTCGGAATTCGAAATTACTCGCGACAACGAAAAGCCTCATATTACCGGAACAAAATTGATTATTCCCCTTAAAGAAAAATTATTACCTGGAGAGAAAGCAGAGCTTTATTTTAAATGGGAAGTCAAAATTCCCGGCGAATCGCAAATTCGAATGGGCGCGTATGATTCCACTTCATTTTTTGTGGCTTATTGGTTTCCGCAAATTGCGGTTTACGACGATATCGACGGCTGGGATATGAACGATTATACGGGACATGCCGAAACATACAACGATTTCGGAAATTATCAAGTCGACATTACTGTTCCTCAAAACTTTGTGGTTTGGGCTTCGGGCAAATTATCGAATCCCGAAGAAGTATTCGAAGAGAAAATTCTCGATAAGTACATAACGGCAAATTCCTCCGATGAAATCATACATATTATTAGCGAAGAAGATCTGGGCAACGTAACTAAAAAGCGCAATAAAATTACGTACAAATTCAGATCGGAATCGATACCCGACTTTGCATTTGCTATGAGCGACCATTATTTGTGGGATGCTTCAACGTGGCGGGACGTATTAATTTCGGCGGCTTACAATCCGGAATCGAAAGGATTTTACAACGTTGCCGAAGTTGCGCGTAAATCGATTGTTTATTTTTCGGAGGAAATGCCGGGCGTTAAATATCCTTATCCTGTTATGACAGTTTTTAACGGCAGAGGCGGAATGGAGTTTCCCATGATGTGCAACGATTCGTCGGTAGACAATCTGAGAGGCACCGTTCATTTAACGTCGCATGAAATTTCGCATACTTATTTCCCGTTTTATATGGGAATTAACGAGCGGAAATATGCGTGGATGGACGAAGGCTGGGCTACCATGCTGCCGTTCGATTTTCAGGAATTGAATGCGCCCGGATACGACCCCAGGCAACGGAATGCGGAAGGATATTCGCAATACGGCGGTCGGGATACCGACCTGCCGCCGATCGTCCCCTCGTCTCAATTGAGAGGCATATCCTACAGAATGGCTTCCTACAGCAGACCGGGCGCCGCGTACGATTTTATGATGAAATTCATGGGTAAGGAAAAATTCAAAGCTTGCTTGCACGAATATATTAAACGCTGGAACGGCAAACATCCGACTCCTTACGATTTCTTTAATACATTCGAAGATGTAAGCGGCGAAGACCTCGATTGGTTTTTTAAACCGTGGTTCTTCGAATTCAAGTACCCGGATCTGTCTATTAAAAAAGCGGAAGCCAAAGACGGATATCTTTTTGTTGAAATTGAGAATAATGGCGGTTTGCCTCTTCCCGTCGTTTTATTTGTAAAAAACGGCGAAGCTAAAGAAAAGATTTTCGAGGCGCAGGCAGACATCTGGAAAGGAAAACCCGGAGAGCTTAAACTCGAAATTAAATGCAAAAAACCGGAAGAGCTTTTGCTCGGAACTCCTCAAATTCCCGACGTTGACGACACGGACAACAAATTTTCGCTGAAATGA
- the gyrA gene encoding DNA gyrase subunit A, with protein sequence MSTIFEKIVPITLEEEMKSSYIDYAMSVIVARALPDVRDGLKPVHRRVLFGMHELGLTYNKPYKKSARIVGEVLGKYHPHGDSAVYDTMVRMVQDFSLRYPLVDGQGNFGSVDGDSPAAMRYTEARLARISEEMLRDLDKNTVDFVPNFDDTLQEPSVLPAYLPNLLVNGASGIAVGMATNIPPHNLSEVIDGLIALIDNPKITPEDIMKHIKAPDFPTGGIIYGYEGVREAYLTGRGKITIRARANIETLKNDRENIVITELPYQVNKASLIEKIADLVRNQKIEGISNIRDESDRDGMRIVIEMKRDGQPAVTLNQLFKHTQMQVTFGVIMLALVNGVPKVLTLKQTMEHFLDHRMDVLIRRTKFELDAAERRAHILEGYIIALDNIDEVIETIKKSRDVETAKRNLMRKFKLSEIQAKAILDMRLQRLTGLERKKIEDEYKETIKLIEKLKGILASEKKRKQIIKEELLALKERYGDERRTEIIYDYKDFSLEDIIAEEDVVVTISHRGFIKRFPVSGYRRQSRGGKGVTGAGTKDEDFIEHMFVASTHHYIMFFTDKGKCYWLKVHEIPEGGRTAKGRSILNLIEKSKEEKIAAFVAVKEFSDDKYVVMVTEKGTIKKTVLSAYSNIRRGGINAINLADGDNLVEAKLSDGNNDIIIGTRNGMAIRFNEKDVRDMGRTATGVRGINLAKDDKVIGMIVVRNASTLLVVTNKGYGKRSELDDYRLTRRGGKGIITIKTSEKNGKMIAMKEVNDTDELVIITTKGMVIRQAVKDIRIMGRNTQGVRLIKLNEGDEIADIARVAPEENGEE encoded by the coding sequence ATGAGCACAATATTCGAAAAAATCGTACCGATTACTCTTGAAGAAGAAATGAAATCGTCTTACATCGATTATGCTATGAGCGTTATAGTTGCGCGCGCATTACCCGATGTGAGAGACGGATTAAAACCCGTGCACCGAAGGGTCTTATTCGGAATGCACGAATTGGGATTGACATACAATAAACCGTATAAAAAGTCAGCTCGTATTGTCGGCGAAGTACTCGGTAAGTATCACCCTCACGGTGACAGCGCCGTTTATGATACTATGGTTAGAATGGTACAGGATTTCTCGCTCCGATACCCGTTGGTTGACGGACAGGGAAACTTTGGTTCGGTAGACGGCGACAGCCCGGCGGCAATGCGTTATACCGAAGCGCGTCTGGCTCGTATATCGGAAGAGATGCTTAGAGACCTCGATAAAAATACGGTCGATTTCGTCCCGAATTTCGACGACACCTTACAGGAACCCTCGGTTCTGCCGGCTTATTTGCCCAATCTTCTTGTAAACGGCGCCAGCGGTATTGCGGTCGGTATGGCAACTAACATTCCGCCGCATAATCTTTCGGAAGTTATCGACGGATTGATTGCTTTGATAGACAATCCGAAAATTACTCCGGAAGATATTATGAAGCACATTAAAGCCCCCGATTTCCCCACGGGCGGTATAATCTACGGTTACGAAGGCGTTCGAGAAGCTTATTTGACGGGACGGGGCAAAATTACAATTCGGGCAAGAGCCAATATCGAAACTCTGAAAAACGACAGAGAAAATATCGTAATAACGGAACTTCCCTATCAGGTTAACAAAGCTTCGCTGATCGAAAAAATTGCCGACCTGGTAAGAAATCAGAAAATCGAGGGAATCTCGAACATACGCGATGAATCCGACCGCGACGGTATGAGAATCGTTATCGAAATGAAAAGAGACGGTCAGCCGGCGGTTACATTGAATCAGCTCTTCAAACACACGCAAATGCAGGTTACTTTCGGCGTTATAATGCTTGCGCTTGTAAACGGCGTGCCTAAAGTGCTTACTCTCAAGCAAACGATGGAGCATTTCCTCGATCACCGAATGGACGTTCTTATCAGAAGAACAAAATTCGAACTCGACGCCGCCGAAAGAAGAGCTCATATTCTAGAAGGATATATCATTGCGCTCGACAATATCGACGAAGTGATCGAAACAATTAAAAAATCGCGCGACGTCGAAACCGCTAAACGCAATTTAATGCGTAAATTCAAACTCTCCGAAATCCAGGCGAAAGCGATTCTCGACATGAGATTGCAACGCCTCACGGGTCTGGAAAGAAAGAAGATTGAGGATGAATACAAAGAAACGATTAAATTAATCGAAAAACTGAAAGGCATTCTTGCCAGCGAAAAGAAGAGAAAACAAATAATCAAAGAAGAACTTCTTGCGCTGAAGGAAAGATACGGCGACGAGAGAAGAACCGAAATTATTTACGATTACAAAGACTTTTCGCTCGAAGATATAATTGCCGAAGAAGACGTTGTAGTAACGATATCTCACAGAGGATTTATCAAAAGATTTCCCGTCAGCGGATACAGACGTCAATCGAGAGGCGGCAAAGGAGTTACGGGCGCCGGCACCAAAGACGAGGATTTTATTGAACATATGTTTGTCGCTTCCACGCACCATTACATTATGTTCTTTACCGACAAAGGTAAATGCTATTGGCTCAAAGTTCACGAAATTCCCGAAGGCGGAAGAACGGCAAAAGGCAGGTCGATACTTAACCTTATCGAAAAATCGAAAGAAGAAAAGATTGCGGCTTTCGTAGCGGTAAAAGAATTCAGCGACGATAAATACGTCGTGATGGTTACCGAAAAAGGCACGATCAAAAAGACCGTCCTCTCCGCATATTCCAATATTCGCCGGGGCGGTATTAATGCAATAAATCTTGCCGACGGCGACAATCTCGTTGAAGCAAAATTGAGCGACGGAAACAACGATATTATTATCGGCACACGGAACGGTATGGCTATCCGTTTTAACGAAAAGGACGTGCGCGATATGGGCAGAACCGCAACGGGTGTGCGAGGCATCAATCTTGCCAAAGACGATAAGGTAATCGGAATGATTGTTGTAAGAAACGCCTCTACCTTACTGGTTGTTACAAACAAAGGATACGGCAAGCGCTCGGAATTGGACGACTACCGTTTGACTCGAAGAGGAGGCAAAGGCATTATTACAATTAAAACTTCCGAAAAGAACGGCAAGATGATTGCAATGAAAGAAGTCAACGACACCGACGAACTGGTTATTATTACTACCAAAGGGATGGTGATTCGACAGGCGGTGAAAGATATCAGAATAATGGGCAGAAACACTCAGGGCGTTCGACTCATTAAATTAAACGAAGGCGACGAAATTGCCGACATAGCCAGAGTGGCTCCCGAAGAGAACGGAGAGGAATAA
- a CDS encoding DUF721 domain-containing protein yields MVKQKSSTDIKSISQIIAQEEFKDIREIAESYNVIEEFYTIFPELKKIATPKKVEDRVLFIKVENSVWKSELFLYRKQITEKINRFFNKQILKTIKLI; encoded by the coding sequence ATGGTAAAGCAAAAATCGTCAACTGATATTAAGAGCATAAGCCAGATAATTGCACAGGAAGAATTTAAAGACATCAGGGAAATAGCGGAATCGTACAACGTTATAGAGGAATTTTATACTATTTTCCCCGAACTGAAAAAAATAGCGACGCCAAAAAAAGTGGAAGATCGGGTCTTGTTTATTAAGGTGGAAAACTCCGTTTGGAAAAGCGAACTCTTCTTATACAGAAAACAGATAACAGAAAAGATAAACAGGTTTTTTAATAAACAGATTTTAAAAACAATCAAACTGATATAA
- the recF gene encoding DNA replication/repair protein RecF (All proteins in this family for which functions are known are DNA-binding proteins that assist the filamentation of RecA onto DNA for the initiation of recombination or recombinational repair.) produces MILRNINLRNFRLHEDTSVEFSNKLNFLVGGNGQGKTSILEAIYYLCTTKNLLSSSDSDTITFGRQFMEIKGVIEDLAVHSVRLNYDTRRKYYYLDDKIIPNSAEIIGKFPIVTLIQADHQLTQGSPSDRRKFVDSTLSQLSHSYLDIYIDYNKILRQRSNLLSQIRENRNLNLYDQLEAWTESLILKGAQIIEHRNKFVSEFNGYLKNAYQYIMGDVETPFISYSTLCSPEENIAVEFRKQIDSVKEEEIRRGVNLIGPHRDDLLFLINDKELKKYGSQGQHKTFQIALKFAQFFYIKERINRTPVFLMDDVFGELDKYRAEKISAYLSEIGQAFITMTDLTYYEELNNDNRLITVENGKAKIVN; encoded by the coding sequence ATGATCCTTAGAAATATTAACTTGCGCAATTTCAGGCTGCATGAAGACACATCGGTAGAGTTTTCCAATAAATTAAATTTCCTGGTAGGAGGAAACGGACAGGGAAAAACATCCATATTAGAAGCAATTTACTACCTGTGCACCACTAAGAATCTTTTGTCTTCATCCGATTCCGATACTATTACTTTTGGCAGGCAATTTATGGAAATTAAAGGAGTTATTGAGGATTTGGCGGTTCATTCGGTTCGTTTGAATTACGATACCAGGAGGAAATACTATTATCTCGACGACAAAATAATTCCGAATTCCGCCGAAATAATAGGCAAATTTCCGATTGTAACGCTCATTCAGGCAGACCACCAGCTTACTCAGGGTTCTCCGTCGGATAGAAGAAAATTTGTCGATTCCACTCTATCGCAATTGAGTCATTCTTATTTGGATATCTACATTGATTACAATAAAATTTTGAGACAACGCTCTAACCTTTTGTCGCAAATAAGGGAAAACAGAAATCTGAATTTATACGATCAGCTGGAAGCCTGGACGGAATCCCTGATTCTCAAAGGAGCGCAAATAATCGAACACAGAAATAAATTTGTATCCGAGTTCAACGGGTACCTCAAAAATGCGTATCAGTATATTATGGGAGACGTCGAAACGCCGTTTATTTCTTATTCAACGCTTTGCAGTCCGGAAGAAAATATAGCTGTAGAATTCAGAAAACAGATCGACTCTGTAAAAGAGGAGGAAATAAGGAGAGGAGTCAATTTAATCGGTCCTCACCGCGACGACTTACTGTTTTTAATCAATGATAAAGAATTGAAAAAATACGGTTCGCAGGGACAACACAAGACGTTTCAGATAGCTTTGAAATTCGCTCAATTTTTTTACATCAAGGAAAGAATAAACAGAACGCCCGTTTTTTTGATGGACGACGTATTCGGCGAGCTCGATAAATACCGCGCTGAGAAAATAAGCGCATACCTTTCGGAAATAGGACAGGCATTCATTACAATGACAGACCTGACTTATTACGAAGAGCTGAATAACGACAACAGACTGATAACGGTGGAAAATGGTAAAGCAAAAATCGTCAACTGA